The following proteins come from a genomic window of Kitasatospora sp. NBC_01246:
- a CDS encoding DUF3159 domain-containing protein, with amino-acid sequence MSNHSGGEPAAQLDLVEAAPGEEEARQAASREAASREAADTVMQAFGGVRGMVDMTLPGLVFIVTYNITHQVPAAAWAALGLSGLFVVARLARRETVQHAFSGVFGVAIGAWISMKTGKAENFYLPGLLWSVGYCIGLAVSALVRWPMIGLMLGPITGEMFTWRKQNPGRLAAYTKATWAWVVIMGIKPVILFPLYFTHNVNLLGWLKVALGIPPMLLAMYVTWQILLKAPPPIKAQLDEEPAGDGAEAPPGDR; translated from the coding sequence GTGAGCAACCACTCCGGCGGCGAGCCCGCCGCGCAGCTCGACCTGGTCGAGGCGGCTCCCGGCGAGGAGGAGGCCAGGCAGGCCGCCTCCCGCGAGGCGGCCTCCCGTGAGGCCGCCGACACCGTGATGCAGGCCTTCGGCGGTGTCCGCGGCATGGTCGACATGACGCTGCCCGGCCTGGTCTTCATCGTCACGTACAACATCACCCACCAGGTCCCCGCGGCCGCCTGGGCCGCGCTCGGCCTGAGCGGCCTGTTCGTGGTGGCGCGGCTGGCCCGGCGGGAGACCGTCCAGCACGCCTTCAGCGGTGTCTTCGGGGTCGCCATCGGCGCCTGGATCTCCATGAAGACCGGCAAGGCGGAGAACTTCTACCTGCCCGGTCTGCTCTGGAGCGTCGGCTACTGCATCGGCCTGGCCGTCTCGGCACTGGTCCGCTGGCCGATGATCGGGCTGATGCTCGGCCCGATCACCGGCGAGATGTTCACCTGGCGCAAGCAGAACCCGGGCCGGCTCGCGGCCTACACCAAGGCCACCTGGGCCTGGGTGGTGATCATGGGCATCAAGCCGGTGATCCTCTTCCCGCTGTACTTCACCCACAACGTCAACCTGCTCGGCTGGCTGAAGGTCGCGCTGGGCATCCCGCCGATGCTGCTGGCGATGTACGTCACCTGGCAGATCCTGCTGAAGGCGCCGCCGCCCATCAAGGCGCAGCTGGACGAGGAGCCGGCCGGGGACGGGGCCGAGGCGCCGCCGGGCGACCGGTAG
- a CDS encoding response regulator, whose translation MTRVLVVDDEPQIVRALVINLKARKYEVDAAHDGAGALELAAARHPDVVVLDLGLPDMDGVEVIKGLRGWTRVPIIVLSARHASDEKVEALDAGADDYVTKPFGMDELLARMRAAVRRAEPVAGEDDSLVVTESFTVDLAAKKVNRDGADIRLTPTEWHLLEVLVRNAGRLVSQTQLLQEVWGPAYRTETNYLRVYLAQLRRKLERDPSHPRHFITEPGMGYRFEG comes from the coding sequence ATGACCCGGGTCCTCGTCGTGGACGACGAACCGCAGATCGTCCGCGCGCTGGTGATCAACCTCAAGGCCCGCAAGTACGAGGTCGACGCGGCCCACGACGGGGCGGGCGCCCTGGAGCTGGCCGCCGCCCGCCACCCCGACGTGGTGGTCCTCGACCTCGGCCTGCCCGACATGGACGGCGTCGAGGTGATCAAGGGCCTGCGCGGCTGGACCAGGGTGCCGATCATCGTGCTCTCGGCCCGGCACGCCTCCGACGAGAAGGTCGAGGCGCTCGACGCGGGCGCCGACGACTACGTCACCAAGCCCTTCGGCATGGACGAGCTGCTCGCCCGGATGCGCGCCGCCGTCCGCCGGGCCGAGCCGGTGGCCGGTGAGGACGACTCGCTGGTGGTCACCGAGAGCTTCACCGTCGACCTCGCGGCGAAGAAGGTCAACCGGGACGGCGCCGACATCCGCCTGACCCCCACCGAGTGGCACCTGCTGGAGGTGCTGGTCCGCAACGCCGGCCGGCTGGTCAGCCAGACCCAGCTGCTCCAGGAGGTCTGGGGCCCGGCGTACCGGACCGAGACCAACTACCTGCGGGTCTACCTCGCCCAGCTGCGTCGCAAGCTGGAGCGGGACCCTTCGCACCCGCGCCACTTCATCACCGAGCCGGGCATGGGCTACCGCTTCGAGGGCTGA
- a CDS encoding sensor histidine kinase KdpD, translating to MGRGRLRIYLGAAPGVGKTYAMLSEAHRRRERGTDVVVGFVEDHGRRHTAELVDGLEVVPRRELDHRGAAFTEMDLDAVLARRPQVVLVDELAHTNVPGSRTAKRWQDVEELLAAGIDVISAVNIQHLESLGDVVEGITGVRQRETVPDEVVRRADQLELVDMSPQALRRRLAHGNVYAPEKVDAALANYFRPGNLTALRELALLWTADRVDEYLQKYRAEQGIKGTWQARERIVVGLTGGPEGATLIRRAARIAARGSGGELLAVHISRSDGLAGSGSGSSQTLIEQRALVENLGGSFHAVLADDPAAGLLDFARGVNATQIVLGTSRRPAWQYLYGPGVGTTVTRASGDIDVHIVTHEQAAKGLGRVPIRRVTDLGRSRTVAGWLIGLGGPPLLALLLTHVDGLGLSTDMLLFLSLTVCAALVGGLFPAIGAALVGSSALNYYFAPPIHTFTIDEPQNIMAVAIFTAVGIAVASVVDLAARRTHQAARSQTEAQTLSALAGTVLRGAPSGDGVLTALLEQVRETFQQDAAALLERPDPLGPWQSVAAAGPRPPLRPETADVDVPVGDTLALVLRGRVLPAEDRRLLGAFAAQAAVLLERRRLAGEAVAARREAEGNRIRTALLAAVSHDLRTPLAGIKASVSSLRSADVEWDEADEAELLEGIEAGADRLDHLINNLLDMSRLQTGTVTPLIQETDLDEVVPFALGGVPPEAVRLDVPETLPMVRADGGLLERSLANLVENAVKYSPAGVKVLVKADALHPVGGRGRVELRIVDRGPGVPEDAKERIFAPFQRYGDAPRGAGVGLGLAVARGFVEAMDGTVTAEDTPGGGLTMVVTLPAVDRPPELAERADPVERAGRDGPAEQAGAPERAERPGPSGHPATAGPADRPSPL from the coding sequence ATGGGACGCGGCAGGCTGCGGATCTACCTCGGAGCGGCGCCCGGGGTCGGCAAGACGTACGCCATGCTCTCCGAGGCGCACCGGCGGCGGGAGCGCGGCACGGACGTGGTGGTCGGCTTCGTCGAGGACCACGGGCGGCGGCACACCGCGGAGCTCGTGGACGGCCTGGAGGTCGTCCCCCGCCGCGAGCTGGACCACCGGGGCGCCGCGTTCACCGAGATGGACCTGGACGCCGTACTGGCCCGCCGTCCGCAGGTGGTGCTCGTCGACGAACTCGCGCACACCAATGTGCCGGGCTCCCGCACCGCCAAGCGGTGGCAGGACGTCGAGGAGCTGCTGGCGGCCGGCATCGACGTCATATCGGCCGTGAACATCCAGCACCTGGAGTCCCTGGGCGACGTCGTCGAGGGGATCACCGGGGTCCGGCAGCGGGAGACCGTGCCGGACGAGGTGGTGCGGCGGGCCGACCAGCTCGAACTGGTCGACATGTCGCCCCAGGCCCTGCGCCGGCGGCTGGCCCACGGCAACGTCTACGCGCCGGAGAAGGTCGACGCGGCCCTCGCCAACTACTTCCGCCCCGGGAACCTGACCGCACTGCGCGAACTGGCCCTGCTCTGGACGGCCGACCGGGTCGACGAGTACCTCCAGAAGTACCGGGCCGAGCAGGGCATCAAGGGCACCTGGCAGGCGCGCGAGCGGATCGTGGTCGGCCTGACCGGTGGGCCGGAGGGGGCGACCCTGATCCGCCGGGCGGCCCGGATCGCGGCCCGCGGCTCCGGCGGCGAACTGCTCGCCGTCCACATCTCCCGCTCGGACGGACTGGCCGGCTCGGGATCCGGCTCCTCCCAGACGCTGATCGAGCAGCGGGCGCTGGTGGAGAACCTCGGCGGCAGCTTCCACGCGGTGCTCGCCGACGACCCCGCCGCCGGGCTGCTGGACTTCGCCCGCGGGGTGAACGCCACCCAGATCGTGCTGGGCACCAGCCGCCGGCCCGCCTGGCAGTACCTCTACGGCCCCGGCGTGGGCACCACGGTGACCAGGGCCTCCGGCGACATCGACGTGCACATCGTCACGCACGAGCAGGCCGCCAAGGGCCTGGGCCGGGTCCCGATCCGCCGGGTCACCGACCTCGGCCGGTCGCGGACCGTCGCGGGCTGGCTGATCGGCCTGGGCGGCCCGCCGCTGCTGGCCCTGCTGCTGACCCACGTCGACGGCCTCGGGCTCTCCACCGACATGCTGCTGTTCCTGTCCCTGACGGTCTGCGCGGCGCTGGTCGGCGGTCTCTTCCCGGCGATCGGCGCGGCGCTGGTCGGATCCTCGGCGCTGAACTACTACTTCGCCCCGCCGATCCACACCTTCACCATCGACGAGCCGCAGAACATCATGGCGGTGGCGATCTTCACCGCCGTCGGCATCGCCGTCGCGTCCGTGGTGGACCTCGCGGCCCGGCGGACCCACCAGGCGGCCCGCAGCCAGACCGAGGCACAGACGCTCAGCGCGCTGGCCGGCACGGTGCTGCGGGGCGCGCCGAGCGGGGACGGCGTCCTGACCGCGCTGCTGGAGCAGGTCCGGGAGACGTTCCAGCAGGACGCCGCCGCGTTGCTGGAGCGGCCCGATCCGCTCGGGCCGTGGCAGTCGGTCGCCGCAGCCGGTCCGCGGCCGCCGCTGCGACCGGAGACCGCCGACGTGGACGTCCCGGTCGGCGACACGCTGGCGCTGGTGCTGCGCGGCCGGGTGCTGCCCGCCGAGGACCGCCGGCTGCTCGGCGCCTTCGCCGCCCAGGCGGCCGTGCTGCTGGAACGGCGCCGGCTGGCGGGGGAGGCCGTCGCGGCCCGGCGAGAGGCCGAGGGCAACCGGATCCGCACGGCGCTGCTCGCCGCCGTCTCGCACGACCTGCGGACCCCGCTGGCGGGCATCAAGGCCTCGGTCAGCTCGCTCCGCTCGGCGGACGTCGAGTGGGACGAGGCGGACGAGGCGGAGCTGCTGGAAGGGATCGAGGCGGGCGCCGACCGGCTCGACCACCTGATCAACAACCTGCTCGACATGAGCCGGCTGCAGACCGGCACCGTCACGCCGCTGATCCAGGAGACCGACCTGGACGAGGTGGTGCCCTTCGCCCTCGGCGGCGTGCCGCCGGAGGCCGTCCGGCTGGACGTCCCCGAGACGCTGCCGATGGTCCGGGCCGACGGCGGGCTGCTGGAGCGCTCGCTGGCCAACCTGGTCGAGAACGCCGTCAAGTACAGCCCGGCGGGCGTGAAGGTGCTGGTCAAGGCCGATGCCCTGCACCCGGTGGGCGGCCGGGGCCGGGTCGAGCTGCGGATCGTCGACCGGGGGCCCGGGGTGCCCGAGGACGCCAAGGAACGGATCTTCGCGCCGTTCCAGCGGTACGGGGACGCGCCGCGCGGGGCCGGGGTGGGCCTCGGGCTCGCGGTGGCGCGCGGCTTCGTCGAGGCGATGGACGGGACGGTCACCGCCGAGGACACCCCCGGCGGCGGTCTCACCATGGTCGTCACCCTGCCGGCCGTGGACCGGCCGCCGGAGCTGGCGGAGCGGGCCGACCCGGTCGAGCGGGCCGGCCGGGACGGGCCGGCCGAGCAGGCCGGGGCGCCCGAACGAGCCGAGCGCCCCGGGCCGTCCGGGCACCCCGCGACGGCCGGGCCGGCCGACCGCCCGTCCCCCCTATGA
- a CDS encoding potassium channel family protein, with amino-acid sequence MHIVIMGCGRVGSALARALEKQGHSVAVVDQDPTAFRRLGAGFNGRRVTGVGFDQDTLKEAGIEEAGAFAAVSSGDNSNIIAARVARENFGVENVAARIYDPRRAEVYQRLGIPTVATVRWTADQMLRRLLPSGAEPLWQDPSGTVQLAEVAYDPHWVGHRISGLEEASGTRVAFVTRLGEGVLPTPQMVVQEGDLVHVMARRADLPAVEAAFAQGPKEEGH; translated from the coding sequence GTGCACATCGTCATCATGGGCTGCGGCCGCGTGGGGTCCGCCCTCGCCAGAGCACTCGAGAAACAGGGGCACTCGGTCGCCGTGGTCGACCAGGACCCGACCGCGTTCCGCCGCCTCGGCGCCGGGTTCAACGGTCGGCGGGTCACCGGCGTCGGCTTCGACCAGGACACCCTGAAGGAGGCGGGCATCGAGGAGGCCGGCGCGTTCGCCGCCGTCTCCAGCGGTGACAACTCCAACATCATCGCGGCCCGGGTGGCCCGGGAGAACTTCGGCGTGGAGAACGTCGCGGCCCGGATCTACGACCCCCGGCGCGCCGAGGTCTACCAGCGCCTGGGCATCCCGACGGTGGCCACCGTCCGCTGGACGGCCGACCAGATGCTGCGCCGGCTGCTGCCGAGCGGCGCCGAGCCGCTCTGGCAGGACCCGAGCGGCACCGTGCAGCTCGCCGAGGTCGCCTACGACCCGCACTGGGTCGGCCACCGGATCAGCGGGCTGGAGGAGGCCTCCGGCACCCGGGTGGCGTTCGTCACCCGGCTCGGCGAGGGCGTGCTGCCCACGCCGCAGATGGTGGTGCAGGAGGGCGACCTGGTGCACGTCATGGCGCGCCGGGCCGACCTGCCGGCCGTCGAGGCCGCGTTCGCCCAGGGGCCGAAGGAAGAGGGTCACTGA
- a CDS encoding LysR family transcriptional regulator, whose amino-acid sequence MAEPAPGRWEATAMVGVDDPAVHQLRSLLTLAEELHFGRAAARLYLTQPALSQQIRTLERRLGVQLFTRTSRRVTLTPLGHALLPLVRNVVDAADELRDAARHSPDDGDGPTLRLGLTDCAAALAATRRVIATLTTLHPGLNVDFHVLDLVEQTTALAIGKIDAAFVYLPAPEGFHAEPLTTEPRVVCVAASDPLARQPVLRLADLADRPMVGLAPEVSPSERSFWAMDPRPDGTRVRYTGHQVTRVESLLSAVSFDGATAFLPAVAAELFPRPDVRYRPVEGLVPCDFGVVWPADDQEKPGIALLQEVCCRLRDQGLPAGTMPAPAAPPAAVESAGDESAAAGTAAGTGPAGGLGVSFG is encoded by the coding sequence ATGGCGGAGCCAGCTCCGGGGCGATGGGAGGCAACGGCGATGGTCGGCGTGGACGACCCGGCGGTTCACCAACTGCGATCACTGCTGACGCTGGCCGAGGAGCTGCATTTCGGCCGCGCCGCCGCACGGCTCTACCTGACCCAGCCCGCCCTCAGCCAGCAGATCCGCACCCTCGAACGCCGGCTGGGGGTGCAGCTGTTCACCCGGACGAGCAGAAGAGTGACGTTGACGCCCCTGGGGCATGCCCTGCTTCCGCTCGTCCGGAACGTGGTGGACGCCGCGGACGAGCTGCGCGACGCCGCCCGGCACTCGCCCGACGACGGCGACGGGCCCACCCTGCGGCTGGGGCTCACCGACTGCGCCGCCGCCCTGGCCGCCACCCGCCGGGTGATCGCCACGCTCACCACCCTGCACCCGGGTCTGAACGTGGACTTCCACGTCCTGGACCTGGTCGAGCAGACCACCGCCCTCGCGATCGGCAAGATCGACGCCGCCTTCGTCTACCTGCCGGCGCCCGAGGGCTTCCACGCCGAGCCCCTCACCACCGAGCCCCGGGTGGTCTGCGTGGCCGCCTCCGACCCGCTGGCCCGGCAGCCGGTGCTCCGGCTCGCGGACCTCGCCGACCGGCCGATGGTCGGCCTCGCCCCGGAGGTCTCCCCCTCCGAGCGGAGCTTCTGGGCGATGGACCCGCGGCCCGACGGCACCCGGGTCCGCTACACCGGCCACCAGGTCACCCGGGTGGAGTCGCTGCTCTCCGCGGTCTCCTTCGACGGGGCGACGGCCTTCCTGCCCGCCGTGGCGGCCGAGCTCTTCCCCCGCCCGGACGTCCGCTACCGCCCGGTGGAGGGCCTGGTGCCCTGCGACTTCGGCGTGGTCTGGCCCGCGGACGACCAGGAGAAGCCCGGCATCGCCCTCCTCCAGGAGGTCTGCTGCCGGCTGCGGGACCAGGGCCTTCCCGCCGGGACGATGCCGGCCCCGGCCGCGCCCCCGGCCGCCGTCGAGAGCGCGGGCGACGAGAGCGCGGCCGCCGGGACCGCCGCCGGCACCGGGCCGGCCGGCGGCCTGGGCGTGTCCTTCGGCTGA
- a CDS encoding class I SAM-dependent RNA methyltransferase encodes MRTPRAPRVEAAPRGPGGDPLVGERYEVEIGAVAHGGGHCVARHEGRVLFVRHALPGEKVIAQVTEGTTKSRFLRADAVEILEPAKDRIAPPCPFSGPGKCGGCDWQHVTPGGQRKLKVQVLTEQLAKLAGLTPAEAGWDGTVEPIGGKLPAGQVPAWRTRVQYAVDQESGKVGLRKHRSHDIQPIDRCLIAAEGVTELGVEARDWPGITTVEVIAAAGSSDRQVVLTPAPGAQLPLVELDKPVSIARIDEHDNIHKVHGRSFVRERAAGRTWRVSNGGFWQIHPEAPDTLVDAVLAGLDPQWGESALDLYCGVGLFAGALADRVGEEGAVLGIESSKQAVVDARHNLAVLDNVRIECDRVETLLPRTGITATDLIVLDPPRAGAGRETVAHLAGLSARRIAYVACDPAALARDLGYFREGGYRPVSLRAFDLFPMTHHFECVAILEPIAA; translated from the coding sequence CTGCGCACGCCGCGCGCGCCGCGGGTCGAGGCCGCCCCCAGGGGGCCCGGCGGTGACCCGCTGGTCGGCGAGCGCTACGAGGTCGAGATCGGCGCCGTCGCGCACGGCGGCGGCCACTGCGTGGCGCGCCACGAGGGCCGGGTGCTGTTCGTCCGGCACGCGCTGCCGGGCGAGAAGGTCATCGCCCAGGTCACCGAGGGCACCACGAAGTCGCGCTTCCTGCGCGCCGACGCGGTGGAGATCCTGGAGCCCGCCAAGGACCGGATCGCCCCGCCCTGCCCGTTCTCCGGGCCGGGCAAGTGCGGCGGCTGCGACTGGCAGCACGTCACCCCGGGCGGGCAGCGCAAGCTCAAGGTGCAGGTGCTCACCGAGCAGCTGGCCAAGCTGGCGGGCCTCACCCCGGCCGAGGCGGGCTGGGACGGCACCGTCGAGCCGATCGGCGGCAAGCTGCCGGCCGGGCAGGTGCCGGCCTGGCGCACCCGGGTGCAGTACGCGGTGGACCAGGAGAGCGGCAAGGTCGGGCTGCGCAAGCACCGCTCGCACGACATCCAGCCGATCGACCGCTGCCTGATCGCCGCCGAGGGCGTCACGGAGCTGGGCGTCGAGGCCCGCGACTGGCCGGGCATCACCACCGTCGAGGTGATCGCCGCCGCGGGCTCCTCGGACCGCCAGGTCGTCCTCACCCCGGCGCCGGGCGCCCAGCTGCCGCTGGTCGAGCTGGACAAGCCGGTGTCGATCGCCCGGATCGACGAGCACGACAACATCCACAAGGTGCACGGCCGCTCCTTCGTCCGCGAGCGTGCGGCCGGCCGGACCTGGCGGGTCAGCAACGGCGGCTTCTGGCAGATCCACCCCGAGGCGCCGGACACCCTGGTCGACGCCGTGCTGGCCGGTCTGGACCCGCAGTGGGGCGAGAGCGCGCTCGACCTGTACTGCGGCGTCGGGCTGTTCGCGGGTGCGCTGGCCGACCGGGTCGGCGAGGAGGGCGCGGTGCTCGGCATCGAGTCGTCCAAGCAGGCCGTGGTCGACGCCCGGCACAACCTGGCGGTGCTGGACAACGTCCGGATCGAGTGCGACCGGGTGGAGACGCTGCTGCCGCGCACCGGCATCACCGCCACCGACCTGATCGTCCTGGACCCGCCGCGCGCGGGTGCCGGGCGGGAGACGGTGGCGCACCTGGCTGGCCTGTCGGCCCGCCGGATCGCCTACGTGGCCTGTGACCCGGCCGCGCTGGCCCGGGACCTCGGGTACTTCCGCGAGGGCGGCTACCGGCCGGTCTCGCTGCGGGCCTTCGACCTGTTCCCGATGACCCACCACTTCGAGTGCGTGGCGATCCTGGAGCCGATCGCGGCCTAG
- a CDS encoding potassium channel family protein yields MRVAIAGAGAVGRSIASELLENGHEVLLIDKNPNSISVERVPMAEWLLADACEITSLDEAALQRCHVVIAATGDDKVNLVVSLLAKTEYGVPRVVARVNNPKNEWLFNESWGVDVAVSTPRLMSALVEEAVSVGDLVRLMRFSQGNANLVELTLAEDTELVGTRVGDVAWPPDTSLVTIIREGRVLTPGKDDTLEGGDELLFVAAQEREEELEDLLSATSGAQ; encoded by the coding sequence ATGCGCGTCGCCATTGCCGGGGCCGGTGCCGTCGGCCGCTCGATCGCGAGCGAGCTGCTGGAGAACGGCCACGAGGTCCTGCTGATCGACAAGAACCCGAACTCCATCTCGGTGGAGCGGGTGCCCATGGCGGAGTGGCTGCTGGCCGACGCCTGCGAGATCACCTCGCTGGACGAGGCGGCGCTGCAGCGCTGCCACGTGGTGATCGCCGCCACCGGTGACGACAAGGTCAACCTGGTCGTCTCGCTGCTCGCCAAGACCGAGTACGGCGTGCCGCGGGTGGTCGCCCGGGTGAACAACCCCAAGAACGAGTGGCTCTTCAACGAGTCCTGGGGCGTGGACGTCGCCGTCTCCACCCCGCGCCTGATGTCCGCCCTGGTCGAGGAGGCGGTCAGCGTCGGCGACCTGGTCCGGCTGATGCGCTTCAGCCAGGGCAACGCCAACCTGGTCGAGCTGACCCTGGCGGAGGACACCGAGCTGGTCGGCACCCGTGTCGGCGACGTGGCCTGGCCGCCGGACACCTCGCTGGTCACCATCATCCGCGAGGGCCGGGTCCTCACCCCGGGCAAGGACGACACCCTGGAGGGCGGCGACGAGCTGCTCTTCGTGGCCGCCCAGGAGCGCGAGGAGGAGCTGGAGGACCTGCTCTCCGCGACCTCCGGCGCGCAGTAG
- a CDS encoding OB-fold nucleic acid binding domain-containing protein, whose translation MSGDNSSDQPQGRFRRMLSRLTSSTEELQAEELRQEIAAESGCTPIASCGDRQLVTVAGTLRTVTLRPRAGVPALEAELFDGTEALDVVWLGRRSIAGIEPGRRLVASGRIGHARGRRVLFNPRYELRPVGHGSE comes from the coding sequence ATGAGTGGTGACAACAGCAGCGACCAGCCGCAGGGCCGCTTCCGCCGCATGCTCAGCCGGCTGACCTCCTCCACGGAGGAGCTCCAGGCGGAGGAGCTGCGCCAGGAGATCGCGGCGGAGTCGGGCTGCACCCCGATCGCCAGTTGCGGGGACCGTCAACTGGTCACCGTCGCCGGCACCCTGCGAACGGTGACCCTCCGCCCGCGGGCCGGTGTGCCCGCGTTGGAGGCCGAGCTCTTCGACGGCACCGAGGCGCTGGACGTGGTCTGGCTCGGCCGGCGCTCCATCGCCGGCATAGAGCCCGGCCGCCGCCTGGTGGCCAGCGGCCGGATCGGCCACGCACGCGGGCGCCGCGTGCTGTTCAACCCCCGCTACGAACTGCGTCCGGTCGGACACGGGAGCGAATGA
- a CDS encoding APC family permease, which yields MPMPTDLPKRILIGRALRSDKLGETLLPKRIALPVFASDALSSVAYAPEEILLTLSLAGASAIHFSWQIGVVVAVVMLAVVASYRQNVHAYPSGGGDYEVATVNHGPNSGLVVASALMVDYILTVAVSTTSGVANVVSAVPSLRGHELTLSVVVVIVLMGMNLRGVRESGSAFAVPTYAFMVGVLGMVVYGVVRHFGLGQDIPAESSGFHLQATPGNESLAGFAMVFLLLKAFSSGCAALTGVEAISNGVPAFRKPKSKNAATTLLMMASIAVVMFMGIIWLARLTHVQMAENPAEQLVGAGDGYHQKTALAQISEAVFSNFTPGFYFVAAVTGLILVLAANTAFNGFPVLGSILAQDRYLPRQLHTRGDRLAFSNGIILLALAAILFIIAFDADPTRLIQLYIVGVFVSFNMSQSGMIRHWTRHLRTETDPAKRRHMQRSRAINAFGLVMTMAVLIVVLATKISHAWIAIAAMVVLFVMMKAIRRHYDRVSEELVAAEEPDDVVLPTRVHAIVLVSKLHKPALRALAYARLARAHTLEAVTVNVDPVDTAALRAEWDERGIEVPLKVLDSPFREVTGPVLDYVKNLRRSSPRDVVSVYIPEYVVGHWYEHLLHNQSALRLKGRLLFKPGVMVTSVPWQLESSERRKPQKAWSAPGAVRRGEPRAPKAVKSKASAQPDDTADSSKDSSQ from the coding sequence GTGCCTATGCCGACTGACCTTCCGAAACGCATCCTGATCGGGCGTGCGCTGCGCAGCGACAAGCTCGGGGAAACGCTGCTCCCCAAGCGCATCGCGCTGCCCGTCTTCGCCTCGGACGCGCTCTCCTCGGTCGCGTACGCGCCCGAGGAAATCCTGCTGACGCTCTCCCTGGCGGGTGCCTCGGCCATTCACTTCTCCTGGCAGATCGGCGTCGTCGTCGCCGTCGTGATGCTCGCCGTGGTGGCCTCGTACCGGCAGAACGTGCACGCGTACCCGAGCGGCGGTGGCGACTACGAGGTCGCCACCGTGAACCACGGTCCCAACTCCGGCCTGGTGGTCGCCAGCGCCCTGATGGTCGACTACATCCTCACCGTGGCGGTCTCGACCACCTCCGGGGTGGCCAACGTGGTGTCCGCGGTGCCCTCGCTGCGCGGCCACGAGCTGACCCTGTCCGTGGTCGTGGTCATCGTGCTGATGGGCATGAACCTGCGCGGTGTCCGCGAGTCCGGCAGCGCCTTCGCCGTCCCGACGTACGCCTTCATGGTCGGCGTGCTCGGCATGGTGGTGTACGGCGTGGTCCGGCACTTCGGCCTGGGGCAGGACATCCCCGCCGAGAGCTCCGGGTTCCACCTGCAGGCCACGCCCGGCAACGAGTCGCTGGCCGGCTTCGCGATGGTGTTCCTGCTGCTCAAGGCGTTCTCCTCGGGCTGTGCCGCGCTGACCGGCGTCGAGGCGATCTCCAACGGTGTGCCGGCCTTCCGCAAGCCGAAGAGCAAGAACGCGGCGACCACGCTGCTGATGATGGCGTCCATCGCCGTGGTGATGTTCATGGGCATCATCTGGCTGGCCCGCCTCACCCATGTCCAGATGGCCGAGAACCCCGCCGAGCAGCTGGTCGGCGCGGGCGACGGCTACCACCAGAAGACCGCGCTGGCCCAGATCAGCGAGGCCGTCTTCTCCAACTTCACGCCCGGCTTCTACTTCGTGGCCGCCGTCACCGGCCTGATCCTGGTGCTGGCCGCCAACACCGCCTTCAACGGCTTCCCGGTGCTCGGCTCGATCCTGGCCCAGGACCGCTACCTGCCGCGCCAGCTGCACACCCGCGGCGACCGGCTGGCCTTCTCCAACGGCATCATCCTGCTGGCGCTGGCCGCGATCCTGTTCATCATCGCCTTCGACGCCGACCCCACCCGGCTGATCCAGCTGTACATCGTCGGCGTCTTCGTCTCCTTCAACATGAGCCAGTCCGGCATGATCCGGCACTGGACCAGGCACCTGCGCACCGAGACCGACCCCGCCAAGCGCCGCCACATGCAGCGCAGCCGGGCGATCAACGCCTTCGGCCTGGTGATGACCATGGCCGTGCTGATCGTCGTGCTCGCCACCAAGATCAGCCACGCCTGGATCGCGATCGCCGCGATGGTCGTGCTGTTCGTGATGATGAAGGCGATCCGCCGGCACTACGACCGGGTCTCCGAGGAGCTGGTCGCCGCCGAGGAGCCGGACGACGTGGTGCTGCCCACCCGGGTGCACGCCATCGTGCTGGTCTCCAAGCTGCACAAGCCGGCCCTGCGGGCCCTGGCGTACGCGCGGCTGGCCCGCGCCCACACGCTGGAGGCCGTCACCGTCAACGTCGACCCGGTGGACACCGCGGCGCTGCGGGCGGAGTGGGACGAGCGCGGCATCGAGGTGCCGCTGAAGGTGCTGGACTCGCCGTTCCGCGAAGTCACCGGGCCGGTCCTGGACTACGTCAAGAACCTGCGCCGCAGCAGCCCGCGCGACGTGGTCTCGGTCTACATCCCCGAGTACGTGGTCGGGCACTGGTACGAGCACCTGCTGCACAACCAGAGCGCGCTGCGCCTCAAGGGACGTCTGCTGTTCAAGCCCGGAGTGATGGTGACCTCGGTACCCTGGCAGCTGGAGTCCTCCGAACGGCGCAAGCCGCAGAAGGCCTGGTCGGCTCCCGGCGCCGTTCGTCGTGGTGAGCCGCGGGCGCCGAAGGCCGTAAAGTCGAAGGCCTCCGCACAGCCCGACGACACCGCTGACAGCAGCAAGGACTCCTCCCAGTGA